In Oncorhynchus nerka isolate Pitt River linkage group LG26, Oner_Uvic_2.0, whole genome shotgun sequence, one DNA window encodes the following:
- the khsrp gene encoding far upstream element-binding protein 2 has translation MRIAAKIGECAGVAPMNNINAPDVFPFTAQKRQLEDPDQPESKKMAPQSDVDSATALSIGAQLAALAQQSARLTTTSEEYNVPDGMVGLIIGRGGEQINKIQQESGCKVQIASDSGGLPERSVSLTGSPDSIQKAKILLDEIVSRGRGTPPSSFHEATNGQSGSGQEMMIPAGKAGLIIGKGGETIKQLQERAGVKMILIQDASQGPNMDKPLRIIGEPYKVEQAMELVQEILRERDQPGFGDRNEYGSRMGGGGGAMDVSEREVPVPRHSVGVVIGRNGEMIKKIQNDAGVRIQFKPDDGTGPDKMAHIMGPPDCCDNAAQIIQELLQSIRVREEGPPGPPGMSPSGGCRGRSRGDQGSWGPPGGGGEEMTFSIPAHKCGLVIGRGGENIKAINQQTGAFVEISRQLPPNGDPNFKLFVIRGSPQQIDHAKQLIEDKIEGPLCPVCPGPGGPGPMGPYNPGPYNPGAPGPHGGLHGYPPQGWGNTYQQWQPQVTHDPSKAAGAADPNAAWAAYYGQYYQGGQPGGAGPGQPPTNPTAGGPAPGDQPQASQTPGGQPDYTKAWEEYYKKMGVAQAGGSAAGPGAAGAPAAPGGGQQDYSAAWAEYYRQQAAYYGQAGQAPGQPATPQQGQQTQ, from the exons ATGCGC ATTGCTGCCAAGATTGGTGAATGTGCAGGGGTAGCCCCTATGAACAACATCAATGCACCAGACGTCTTTCCCTTCACAGCACAGAAACGACAGCTGGAGgacccag ATCAACCTGAGAGCAAGAAAATGGCTCCACAGAGTGATGTGGACTcagccacagctctct CTATCGGAGCCCAACTTGCAGCACTGGCCCAGCAGAG TGCCAGGCTCACAACTACCTCAGAGGAGTACAATGTTCCTGATGGAATGGTGGGACTCA tcattgGCCGGGGCGGAGAACAGATCAACAAGATCCAGCAGGAATCAGGCTGCAAGGTTCAGATAGCCTCAG ACAGTGGAGGTTTACCAGAGAGGAGTGTCTCTCTCACAGGGTCCCCAGACTCCATACA GAAAGCCAAGATTTTATTAGATGAGATTGTGTCTCGGGGGAGGGGCACGCCCCCCTCATCCTTCCACGAGGCGACCAATGGACAGAGTGGCTCAGGGCAGGAGATGATGATTCCCGCAGGCAAGGCTGGCCTCATCATCGGCAAGGGAGGGGAGACCATCAAACAACTACAG GAGCGAGCAGGAGTGAAGATGATCCTGATTCAGGACGCGTCTCAGGGACCCAACATGGACAAGCCCCTGCGCATCATCGGGGAGCCATACAAAGTGGAG CAAGCCATGGAGTTGGTGCAGGAGATACTGAGGGAGAGGGATCAGCCTGGCTTCGGAGACAGGAATGAGTATGGCTCCCGCatggggggaggtggaggagccaTGGACGTAAgtgagagggag GTTCCAGTGCCACGACACTCTGTCGGGGTGGTGATTGGTCGCAACGGGGAGATGATCAAGAAGATTCAGAACGACGCAGGAGTTAGGATACAGTTTAAACCGG ATGATGGCACAGGTCCTGATAAGATGGCCCACATCATGGGCCCACCAGACTGCTGTGACAATGCTGCCCAGATCATCCAGGAGCTACTGCAGAGCATCAGGGTCAGAGAGGAG GGTCCTCCCGGGCCTCCAGGCATGTCCCCGAGTGGTGGCTGCAGGGGCCGCAGCAGAGGGGACCAGGGGAGCTGGGGTCCccctggtggtggaggagaggagatgacttTCTCCATTCCGGCCCACAAGTGTGGCCTGGTGATCGGACGGGGCGGGGAGAACATCAAGGCCATCAACCAGCAGACTGGGGCCTTTGTGGAGATCTCCCGCCAGCTGCCCCCCAACGGGGACCCTAACTTCAAGCTCTTTGTCATTCGAGGCTCTCCGCAGCAGATAGATCACGCCAAGCAGCTCATCGAGGACAAGATCGAG GGTCCCCTCTGCCCTGTTTGTCCAGGTCCTGGTGGACCAGGCCCCATGGGTCCCTATAATCCTGGTCCCTACAACCCAGGAGCCCCTGGACCACA TGGAGGTCTTCATGGCTACCCCCCACAGGGCTGGGGCAACACCTACCAGCAGTGGCAGCCCCAAGTAACCCACGACCCCA GCAAGGCAGCCGGTGCCGCGGACCCTAACGCAGCCTGGGCAGCCTATTATGGCCAGTACTACCAGGGAGGGCAGCCAGGGGGAGCAGGGCCCGGCCAGCCCCCCACCAACCCCACCGCTGGTGGCCCAGCACCTGGAGACCAGCCCCAGGCCAGCCAGACCCCTGGGGGCCAGCCTGACTACACCAAGGCCTGGGAGGAATACTACAAGAAGATGGGTGTTG CCCAGGCAGGAGGCTCTGCAGCAGGGCCAGGAGCAGCAGGTGCCCCAGCAGCCCCAGGTGGAGGCCAGCAGGACTACAGTGCAGCCTGGGCAGAGTACTACAGGCAGCAGGCTGCTTACTACGGCCAAGCAGGACAGGCCCCAGGACAGCCTGCTACCCCTCAGCAAGGCCAGCAG ACACAGTGA